One Mycolicibacterium sp. TUM20985 genomic window, GGTATCGACTGACATCACCGAACTCGCGGCAGCACGGGCTGCGCTCGAGCGCTCCGCCTCCACTGATCCACTCACCGGATTACTCAACCGTCGCGCGTGGGACGTCCGACTGGGTGAGTTGGTCGACGATGCCCGTCGTACCGGCGCTCCACTGGTGATCGCGGTCATCGACCTGGACAACTTCAAGGCCTACAACGACGCCCGCGGCCACAACGTCGGCGACGCACTGCTGGAACGCTTTGCGACAACGGCACTTTCCATCGTGCGAAGCAACGACGTCTTCGCAAGATGGGGTGGTGAGGACTTCATTCTCGCGCTCCCCAACACCACATCAAAGAGCGCCGAGGCGATCCTGCAACGGGTCATGTGCAGCCTGCCCGACCTCCAGACGTGCTCCATCGGCTATGCCACCTGGGACGGGGCCGCGTCGCTCAAGGACACCATTACCCGTGCAGACGCTGCGCTGTACCAAGCGAAGGGGCTCGGCCGCAATCAGATCGTTCGCGCTTGACCCTTGCCGGGCATGAACGCCGGTCTGCTTGTGACGATGTCGGACACCACGTCCCGGGACTTGACCGATTACTCGGTGGAGATGGTCGTGAAACGGTCGGAACTAGCTGGAACGGGTAGCCTCGCCAACGCCACCTCTGCGGCAACGAGATCTTGCGCGCCGATTCCGACGAGTTTGGTGATGGTGATGTCGGTGTCTGACGTGCGTCCAACGCTCTGGCCGCTGATCACTTCGCCCAACTCGCCGGAGATCTCCTCGAGCGAGTATTGGCCGGCGCGAATTGCTCGGTGAACGTCACCGTTGGCCGCGGTGGTCTCTCGCGCGTCAACGAAGACTCGAGCACGGCGAAGCGCTGTCGAGTCGAGTTCGCACTTGGTGGGGTCGTCGGCGCCGACGGCGGTGATGTGCAGGCCTTCGCGCAGCCACGCGCCTTGGACCAGCGGTTGACGCGCCGTCGTCGCCGTGATCAGGACGTCTGCGTCGCGGACGGTGCGCTCGACATCAGGCGAACAGCGGAGGTCGACGCCGGGTAATTCGTCGGTCAGGCGGGACTTGAGCAGCTCGGCCTTGTGCCGGCTGCGGGCCCAGATCAATAGGGTCGTGAACGGGCGTTCGCGATGGAGCGCCAAGGTTTGCCAATAGGCTTGCGTGCCCGCGCCAAGCACGGCAGCTGTCGTGACGTTGGACGGCGCGAGCAACCGGGCGGCAACGGCTCCGGCGGCGGCGGTCCGGATGTCGGAGAGGTAGTGCTCGTCGTCCAGCAGAGCCAGCGTTCGCCCTGTGTGGCTGTCGAAGACCCCGACGAATCCGCCTTGGGGTTGCCCGCGTTCGGCATTGGATCGGAACCAGGGCGATACCTTGACGATGAAGATGTCGTGCCCCCGCAGCGTGCCGGTCTTGACATAGACGTCGCCGAGTTCGACGCGCTCGGCGGGAAACATCACGACCAGCCCGTTGTCGGCGAGGCTCGCGCTGGACTCCTGAAAAGCCCGCGCTACCGGCTCGATGAGATCGTCGAAGCACACGCTTGCGCGGATGTCGTCGGCACTCACGATTTGGACGTTCATTTCAACCCCGCTTCGCCGAAGTACCGGTCGTCTGAGCGCGTGCGCACATCGTCCGACCGGCCGGTCGCCGCCGCGAACGTTTGGTCATGGACGGGCCTCGATGACGCCGTGTCCGACGAAGGAGACATCGCCGCCCACCTTGATCCTCTCGACCCGGTGCCGGCTGCCCTCTGGTAGCACGCGTAATTTGCTTGGGCGGCCGGTGAATTGGCCCTGGTTCAGGATGAAGGTGACCCCGCCGCGGACAAGTCCGTGGCGCAGGCGATAGGCGCCGATCGTGCCTGCGGCGCTGCCCGTCGCCACGTCCTCAATGATTCCGTCGTTGTTCCAGTGCCGAATTTCGACGGCCGATTCGTCGAACAGGACCGCAAACTGGGCGCCAGCGCCCTGCAGCAATCCGGTGATGTCGCGTGAAATTCGGGCCCGCGACAGGGCGCCCGGCCGAACGGGCACGATCAGGTACCGAAGGCCGGTGCTGACCACTTCAATCGGCAGATCCGGGTCGAGGTCGTCCTCCGTGAGATTCAACGCACGGGCGAGCTGGGCGCAGTCATACAGTGCGCCATAGAATTCTGGGGTGCCCTGATCCAGCAGGCCGGAGTAGTCGCCGGCGTTGACCTCGGTCGTGACCTCGGCCGTCCTGCCGGGAAGCTCGAACTGCCAGCGTTGTGCGCGACCTCCCCCCGACCGGTCGTGTAGAACGGCCGCCGCCCCGATGAGCGGGTGTCCAGCAAAGGCCAACTCGCCCAACAGATCGAAGATCCTGGCACCGACGGTGCCGGGCTGGCCCCCTGGTTTGAGGAAGATGGCTTCGAAATGCCGCAACTCCTGGGTGATGCGCAACATCTGTTTGGCACTGAGGTCCCCAGCGTCGGGAAACACCGGCAGGCTGTTGCCGCCGAAGGGGGACGGGCTGAAGACATCGACGTGGCAGTAGGCGAGATTCACCAGGGTCTCCGTCACAGCTCAGATCTGAGGAGTTCGGTGAACCGCTGTATCGCGGGCTCGTCGCGGCGATAGAACGTCCAGCCCTTCTTGCGCGTCCCGATCAACAATTCAGCGTCGGTCAACAGCGTGAGGTGTCGGCTCGCTGTCGCGGCCGCGATCCCCAACTTATCCCGGATGAAGTCAGCGCAGACGCCATCGCGTAGGAGATCACCGTCCCTCTGCGGGGGGAAGTTGGCCACCGGGTCCTTCAACAAGGACAGGATCTCCAGCCGCACTGGACTCGAAACGGCCTTGATCGCCTTCAGCGGCGCCGCCCCTCGGACCGTTTTGCTATTTCGCACAAATGCAAAATAGCGGCCTTCAGCCCGAACTGTCAAGCATCGGCGGAAGGCGCTCGACAACTGACGCAACCAAGCCGCACGGGCAGTGGCCATACGGCATAAGGCGGCCAATTCGTGGCGGGCGCAACATTCGTGCGCGCGGGAAATGTCGGTTCCGATCGTAGGAAGGGAAGTTGGATCTGGATGTCGCGCAAAGTC contains:
- a CDS encoding ArsR/SmtB family transcription factor yields the protein MATARAAWLRQLSSAFRRCLTVRAEGRYFAFVRNSKTVRGAAPLKAIKAVSSPVRLEILSLLKDPVANFPPQRDGDLLRDGVCADFIRDKLGIAAATASRHLTLLTDAELLIGTRKKGWTFYRRDEPAIQRFTELLRSEL
- a CDS encoding PhzF family phenazine biosynthesis protein: MTETLVNLAYCHVDVFSPSPFGGNSLPVFPDAGDLSAKQMLRITQELRHFEAIFLKPGGQPGTVGARIFDLLGELAFAGHPLIGAAAVLHDRSGGGRAQRWQFELPGRTAEVTTEVNAGDYSGLLDQGTPEFYGALYDCAQLARALNLTEDDLDPDLPIEVVSTGLRYLIVPVRPGALSRARISRDITGLLQGAGAQFAVLFDESAVEIRHWNNDGIIEDVATGSAAGTIGAYRLRHGLVRGGVTFILNQGQFTGRPSKLRVLPEGSRHRVERIKVGGDVSFVGHGVIEARP
- a CDS encoding ornithine cyclodeaminase family protein, which gives rise to MSADDIRASVCFDDLIEPVARAFQESSASLADNGLVVMFPAERVELGDVYVKTGTLRGHDIFIVKVSPWFRSNAERGQPQGGFVGVFDSHTGRTLALLDDEHYLSDIRTAAAGAVAARLLAPSNVTTAAVLGAGTQAYWQTLALHRERPFTTLLIWARSRHKAELLKSRLTDELPGVDLRCSPDVERTVRDADVLITATTARQPLVQGAWLREGLHITAVGADDPTKCELDSTALRRARVFVDARETTAANGDVHRAIRAGQYSLEEISGELGEVISGQSVGRTSDTDITITKLVGIGAQDLVAAEVALARLPVPASSDRFTTISTE